ActgatgtgtttctgtcagaTCTTGTAACTGTTACTTTGGTTCAGTTCAGTCTCTCTCGGAGTGACtgtatcacaaaaaaaaaaaaaaaactcttgtcCCTGTGTGTCCTGCTAGGACTCTGGCGCACATACATTCAGTCTCAGACCTCGGACAGTAATGTCTCCCCTGCCGTCGTCCTCTCCAGTCCAGGAGGGATTTAGGAAGTCTCGAACATCTTCTTCCTGTCGGCTTTATCCTCAATGTTTTTACGCCAGTCGACTGCCTCTGTTGACTGGAGAGATAACACCAaagacacatgaacacaacaacagaacCTTTCTCCTGTTGGTTTCTATTGGAAACACGTTGGGGGTTTTGTTATTACACCAGCAGAGTTTAATAGAATAAGAGTTTTAGGCTTCAAATATCATGTGGTTGTCAGGTTTTAGTTACATTTGTTATATTATTAATGATGATTCGGATATCACTGGTATATTGTGGTGCTTGTGGGAAATTCTGATATCTAAAGGATTCCAATAAGCAGCTTGCTAATAGTAAATGCAGACTGTTCTTAGGAACAATGACAACAGATGGGATTATTGTGGTGCAAAGTGAAACAATGATATGGTCGTTTAAGTATTGTGACCTGAGAGTTTAGCACAGCATGACGAGGAGAACAAATGTATGGAAGCTGTATTCTACAAGAAAAAAAGTGTTACTTGCTTACTGTCTCATTGTTTTAACTTAGCGTGCTCCGATTTTTCTTAGGTTgtacagttttttgttttcgatacattttctgaattgtttctttttcaaactcAATGAacttatttaaatatttcattcatttctacaGTTGATTCTcgtttacatttgattttataCTTGACTGATGTTATTTACTGTCTCTGTAACTTGGAGTTTTGGAAGGTTATTACCAAATGTGAATCTACCATCTTcagtagttttatttttgtcatttctattatttttatcttgtttctTAGAGGATCTTAGTCTTGTTAGTCTCAAATTTGAATATATGATGCCGATAAGAGCAAAGAAACCTTTGCTGACTGGAGCTTGAAGTGAATCAGATGATGTTAAAGCTGCATGATTTGGTCTGTACTGTCAAATTTaatctctcctcacctcctctttgacctccttcttgACTTGCTTCAGGTTGGCCCTCAGGTCCATGGTCACCTTGTGTTTTCCTCCCAGCAGAGCCTGCAGCATGGCGTCAGCAGACATACGCACCTTCTTCAAGGCGGGTTTCTTCACTCCAGCCAGCTCCACCACCTTCAGCCTCAGCTCCTCGATCTGGAGGCAGATAAACATCATGATGTATGAGTTCCTATGTGAAACCAACAGGTTCAAGATCAAGTACTCCCTCCAAAGGATTAGAGGAAGTCTCAGAAGATGCTCAAAGACAATTTATTACATCTACCGCTACAACATTTGCTGACAAAGAGCAACAGAGCTAAGCCCCCTAAATTACACTGTGAAATGAATACATAATTACCTCAGAAAACTGAGGTAATTACGTGTGACCCAAAGTCGATTTAGGGACCATAGTCCAGTACTCACAACACACCCATGAACCAGGTCTTCTCGCATAAATACCTTGGTGTCCACATTGATAGCTCTCTTACGTGGCATGTTCAAACCTTTGCTCTCGTTTACAACAGAGATTGCATTTCTTGTGAAGGATCAGACTCTACAGTTCTATCAAACTATTCTAGAGAGTGTAATTCACTACGGTACACACTTATGGTATGATAATCTGTCAGCACAGTTAAGGTATAAGCTTGTACGCCTCATTCAAATGGTTAAATGTTGCCCTCAGGCCCGACGGTTCAGGATGCTACACTGCAGACTGAAAAGGTACAAGATTCCATCCTCCATCGAGATACTAAATAACAAGTAGGAGTACTTTGTGATGTATCTATCTCTATCTATTATCTATTTatcaatttagattttaaaactGACTACTGTCCTCATCATATGGTCTTATCACTAACACCACTGCCTACCACTGGTTTACACCCAACGTGAAAGTAAGAACATTTCTAAACACGTCAGAATGTAGGATGCATGTGTAGGGTGCTACGGGTACGATGTatgtacttgtgtgtttgggtatTTGTAGTGTGATTAGTGTAGGATctatgtatttttgtgtatgtgttttgtgaTACGATATGATGCAGTGGCCTGGAGCCCGGGACAAGTTTCCCTatgggacaataaagtataCCTTACACTCTACACCTGCCTCAGGAGGTTGGAGGTTTGTGTTCAGATTGGTGTTTAGGTTCTCCTCAGCTTTACAATTatgatttcaataaaaacatttaacccTTGAGTTCTTCACTGAGCATCTGGAGTCACGTTACTAACTTTAAAGTTATTAGAGTCATAATTGTTGCCAAGAAATAATGCTCATCCAGAAGTGCATAAAATGTCCACATGTACACCTTGTTATAGTATAGTTATAGCACCAGATGAGTGGACAGTCAATTAAACACATTGAGACATTGTGATCTGATCGTTCTGTCCAGCTCATGTTCATCCTCCCATTGATTATAAAAAGGAACTGAGAAGAatacaaagaagaagagaagaagagaacaaTAAGGCAGTCATCAGTGAaagtttgtgattgtgttttcttgttgttcAATTGGTCTTGTCTTCTCTCCATCCACATGTGTCTTGTATAACATGAGGACTGAGGTGAGGTGGGCCCTGTGTTTACTGGTTaatggctgctgctgccctgATGTGGAACAGTCACATGTGATATTATCTTCACCCACTAAATTGTTAGAAGTGGATTATTGACAGGAGGTTGAATGGGGTCACAATGTTCCCACGGATGGTTTGACTGATCAGATCACAATCCATCCACAGTGCATCTTGAATGTATTTCAATCTGTATCAATCTGATTTTTATCTGAtcacacaaaatgtattttacgcAGGTAAATGGGGCAATAGATTTTAACACAGTTGACAATGTCGAACAACTCAACGAGTCATTGTAACTTTGAGTATGTATCACTAAGAATCACCAGACATAGAGTTGTTCTCTGCCATTTGTTCATCTCATCTCACTCTAGAAATCTCATGATCTGTAAAATCAGAAAATTCTCTAAGCTAAGTAGGCTTAGCAGGACAAAAAATTAGGAAATGTCAAAGCATTTTTGGACAAATGCAATTTTAAGTCTCAACAACTGACCACACAATGATCAAAAGCCATTAACTTCATCTCATGTCTCTCACCTCCTTGTCGGCCTTCTGAACTTTGGCCTCGGCATCGTACCTCACGTCATCAATCTTGTCGATGGCCTGGTGGAGCTTTTTGCACAGTTCCTGttgacaaataaatacatgaagCAAACTACAGCTGTTCTATGTCAGATACGTTATTCTTCCATCCCACATAATAATATTGTTGCTTTTACTCCACTATTTCAGCTGACAAATACAGTTTCTACtttctttttagattttacACAGTAAGCATGTGTCATAGAATATGACACTttgttaaatgtgtgtaaaatggTTAAAGGTTAGCTACACTTAGAAAGTGTTAAATACCTCTTACAAGTTATATCACTCACAACAATCAGTTATCAACTATAAAAGATTGTAATGGAGTCATTTTCATAAAAGATGCTTCAACTGCATTAAGCCGCTAATGTGAAGTATGAAAGATGACATTGTATATGGTAGTATTTCTACTTAACTTAAGTAAGATATCTCTGTACTTTTCCCCACCATATATCCACACTAAGTTCTACAGTGCAGTGCTTAtattagtttttttctctcattacttaaagttaaaaaaattgtcaaaacacttttcacattcaacatttctgttgtttgcTTAATTACTCTAGTTACACAAAAAAGATACATAACAT
This genomic interval from Paralichthys olivaceus isolate ysfri-2021 chromosome 7, ASM2471397v2, whole genome shotgun sequence contains the following:
- the LOC109624456 gene encoding troponin I, fast skeletal muscle-like, with protein sequence MSEGKKMTSSRRHHLKSLMLQIAATWIEQEKKDIEAMKEAYMAENCPSPDLNQDQATLMELCKKLHQAIDKIDDVRYDAEAKVQKADKEIEELRLKVVELAGVKKPALKKVRMSADAMLQALLGGKHKVTMDLRANLKQVKKEVKEESTEAVDWRKNIEDKADRKKMFETS